A DNA window from Ctenopharyngodon idella isolate HZGC_01 chromosome 8, HZGC01, whole genome shotgun sequence contains the following coding sequences:
- the LOC127518068 gene encoding uncharacterized protein LOC127518068 isoform X1: protein MKPPSTVIPLSNKQSVDGWISFFQNGTSSDMEEKTRQDEAPSPTLSLLSVKSDQSMGRPIAFNSAAKSYMGEKARPDEAPSPALSHLSMKSDQSMGRPIAFSNELPSYIGLRPDEAPSPALSHLSMKSDQSMGRPIAFSNELPSYIGPRPAEAPSPATSYFSLKSNQLMDQPIAFKDRTQPYSLKRLRPDEAPTPSLSLLSVKSDQSMDRPIGFNSGAQSYMGENTLSEDHYKCPVCTEVLKDPVSMPCGHSYCKHCIEIYWSKPTQAGGYACPQCRKRFRDRPVLSVNVALSKLIEELQKAGFSPALPAHCFPGPEDVPCDICTEMKLKAVKSCLTCTVSYCEIHVRQHYTVPALQRHNLVEAINLSHKDQRESQDEKLTARVTKLEAILKEQTKRLCRRFEVHFSDFPLDVIEMPALGRPLSLGMLYDIHSNSFCQDTFMWDEDTLARMKVSLPRPHTYVKVLENDSLQERFLEMSPVLQVGTQTGQIKINGAAAFLNHPEQSHNQKRATLHYRTTTRLDMISHRLLQEAAPSALVGQTTATHVVSAVYFGGQAFLVFDTESSNHDKNAEIVDVLKNMASTFCSNHISNLSVSETAKSSLLACSLYIDVGNWKSPVSFDKAVEIYGSLSTLFGSKDERAVSLKVWLYPLKKLEKSSVCAALSGVSENLIYRAENILEHLRKQIRICQDMITNYINVKVISEWFLTLEDKLIEFSELLQEYQTTFQKGIADIVCIKEGKRERSLQDLLERHGQSPFSAECTNQWLENKETELKILNDCRVADITVVKSQAELQQVISHSKITRVMCLTLFSTDVEDSFLTALRQHIESDHIMQNDSLLFRPVSITDKVLIKVQLFIAANEDAEQTKFIAALIPDDGFPEYSVQFYHNGSIVSRNVKLGTNPDLIQISHIKHTSVSLKLNQPQTKNIKRYTVEYRALGHDGSNNNTWNPIVFDSTNIREPCMISDLKSGHQYQLRYIFFEQDCMNFSRIMNFQTVVAAAPGQPLVNKLDRDTFRVTWLRPETDEDCPVLQYMVEYKEAGLEGWSSVFTQRPQCECTLTVPHSTCYRVRVFAVYEDITSKPSDETPVPVDVWSITLSERKSSILQEVLKLQTEKKPVELRDWTDEESEVRGFLQCLPYISQLRFIEPQNKTAESWVKRKRLFILNLCLQAAVHQKETIEETLKKLLSSVNYERCDFLLDLCSHVKDYETQTGRSVLPALQPIYQSAPAVWTINLSERKSSILQEVLKLQTEKKPVELIDCTDEESEVRGFLQCLPYISQLRFCDIINMNREAAVKFLLNLFVSALDFDANTEENYTQLLTSVCSYTSFPYDVYYYYSHIEYQCDFLLDLYSHVKDYETQTGRSVLPALQPIYQSAPAVWTIKLSVRKSSILQEVLKLQTEKKPVELIDCTDEESEVRGFLQCLPYISQLRNAERFIPSLCKVFGPRVKADQVTPLLQALDFTVTLNEKLPSSTCRSVGRVLGHSPSKLNLTLNTSVISVRGLKLLFKHIKHLQKLSVEDKLLVKMFRALRSLNDPFPLSTDEFSLLTKGSKQNLSHILSSLTSLLKLLSVQCLDLTECKSEALSLTALFGLQEPRTIRFSKETLQQLVSLVYEVQDDELTCFFLKKMSKDLTCCSLTWEVIHYLLQHQALNLKLDFRKSKITCENIRELLLVLDRIQLKRLSPSFTLSIIMEIYETRFPQYVSSLMSSAKNYINLNGRVLDCVHCAALRFTLEHCNTVKLNLLWTSIPEKELESFLPLLSRVTQLRFTDLTVYVLMDLN, encoded by the exons ATGAAGCCCCCCAGCACCGTAATACCTCTATCTAACAAGCAATCAGTCGATGGATGGATCAGTTTTTTTCAAAATGGAACCTCTAGTGATATGGAAGAGAA GACGAGACAAGATGAGGCACCATCTCCAACGCTCTCTCTCCTGTCTGTAAAGAGTGATCAGTCAATGGGTAGACCCATTGCATTCAACAGTGCAGCAAAAAGTTACATGGGAGAGAA GGCAAGACCAGATGAAGCACCATCTCCAGCACTCTCACACCTGTCTATGAAAAGTGATCAGTCAATGGGTCGGCCAATTGCGTTCAGCAATGAACTTCCTAGTTACATTGG TCTGAGACCAGATGAAGCACCATCTCCAGCACTCTCACACCTGTCCATGAAAAGTGATCAGTCAATGGGTCGGCCAATTGCATTCAGCAATGAACTCCCTAGTTACATTGG TCCAAGACCAGCTGAGGCACCATCTCCTGCAACTTCATACTTCTCTTTAAAAAGCAACCAATTAATGGATCAACCGATTGCATTCAAAGACAGAACTCAGCCTTACAGTCTTAAACG TCTGAGACCAGATGAAGCACCAACTCCATCCCTCTCACTCCTGTCTGTAAAGAGTGATCAGTCAATGGATAGACCAATTGGATTTAACAGTGGAGCGCAAAGTTACATGGGAGAGAA CACACTTTCAGAGGATCACTACAAGTGCCCAGTGTGCACAGAGGTCTTGAAGGATCCAGTTTCCATGCCttgtggacacagttactgCAAACACTGCATTGAGATCTACTGGAGCAAACCTACTCAAGCTGGAGGTTACGCTTGTCCTCAGTGCAGAAAGAGGTTCAGAGATCGTCCTGTGTTGAGTGTAAATGTTGCTTTGTCTAAACTGATTGAGGAACTCCAAAAGGCAGGATTTAGTCCTGCTCTTCCTGCTCACTGTTTCCCTGGACCTGAAGATGTGCCCTGTGATATCTGCACAGAGATGAAGCTCAAAGCTGTTAAATCCTGTTTGACCTGCACTGTGTCTTACTGTGAGATCCATGTCAGACAACACTACACAGTACCAGCACTGCAGAGACACAACCTGGTGGAG GCTATTAATTTATCACATAAAGATCAGAGGGAATCACAAGATGAAAAATTAACTGCAAGAGTGACCAAACTGGAAGCG atctTGAAAGAACAGACAAAACGTTTGTGTAGAAGATTTGAAGTTCATTTCAGTG attttcccTTAGATGTGATTGAGATGCCTGCTCTAGGTCGCCCTTTAAGCCTTGGAATGTTGTACGACATTCACAGCAATTCTTTCTGCCAAG ATACCTTTATGTGGGATGAAGATACGTTAGCTCGTATGAAAGTATCTTTGCCACGGCCACACACATATGTGAAGGTGTTGGAAAATGACTCTCTTCAGGAAAGATTCCTTGAAATGTCCCCAGTGTTACAAGTTGGCACCCAGACTggacaaattaaaattaatgggGCTGCAGCATTTctaaaccacccagaacaatcTCATAATCAGAAAAGAGCTACACTACACTACAGAACCACCACCAGACTGGACATGATCAGCCACAGACTGTTACAGGAAGCAGCGCCCTCTGCATTAGTTGGTCAAACCACAGCAACACATGTGGTCAGCGCTGTGTACTTTGGAGGACAAGCGTTTTTGGTTTTTGATACTGAgagctcgaatcatgacaaaaatgcagaaattgttgatgttttaaaaaatatggccTCTACCTTTTGCTCAAATCATATTTCAAACTTGAGTGTCAGTGAAACAGCTAAAAGCTCATTACTTGCTTGTAGTCTCTACATTGATGTGGGTAATTGGAAGAGTCCAGTGTCTTTTGATAAGGCTGTGGAGATCTATGGTTCTCTGTCGACACTGTTTGGATCTAAAGATGAGAGAGCAGTTTctctgaaggtctggctgtaTCCTCTGAAGAAACTGGAGAAGAGCTCTGTGTGTGCTGCTCTGAGTGGTGTCAGTGAAAACTTGATATATAGAGCTGAAAACATTCTAGAACATCTGAGGAAACAGATCAGGATCTGTCAGGACATGATAACAAACTACATCAATGTAAAGGTGATTTCTGAGTGGTTTCTGACTCTGGAAGATAAACTAATAGAGTTTTCAGAGCTTCTGCAGGAATACCAGACAACATTTCAGAAAGGAATCGCAGACATTGTTTGCATTAAAGAAGGGAAAAGAGAAAGGAGTTTACAGGATCTTCTAGAGAGGCACGGGCAATCACCATTCAGTGCAGAGTGCACAAACCAGTGGCTGGAGAATAAAGAAACTGAACTGAAGATTCTGAATGACTGCAGAGTTGCAGACATCACTGTTGTGAAATCACAAGCAGAGTTACAGCAGGTCATAAGTCACTCAAAGATTACCAGAGTGATGTGTCTCACTCTTTTCTCAACAGATGTAGAAGATTCCTTCCTCACTGCTCTGAGGCAGCACATTGAATCTGATCACATtatgcaaaatgattcactctTGTTTAGGCCTGTTAGCATCACTGATAAAGTGCTTATTAAAGTACAACTGTTTATTGCTGCAAATGAAGATGCAGAGCAAACCAAGTTCATTGCTGCGTTGATACCTGATGATGGGTTTCCTGAATACTCTGTGCAGTTCTATCATAATGGAAGTATTGtgagcagaaatgtgaagcttggAACAAACCCAGATTTGATCCAAATAtctcacataaaacacaccagtgtGTCCCTGAAACTGAATCAACCACAAACCAAAAACATAAAGAGATATACAGTGGAGTACAGGGCTTTGGGTCATGATGGAAGCAACAACAACACTTGGAATCCAATCGTTTTTGATTCCACAAATATCAGAGAACCCTGTATGATATCAGATCTAAAATCCGGCCATCAATATCAGCTGAGGTATATATTTTTTGAGCAGGACTGTATGAACTTTAGTAGGATTATGAACTTTCAGACAGTGGTTGCAGCAGCACCTGGGCAACCCTTAGTGAATAAGCTGGACAGAGATACTTTCAGAGTCACATGGTTGAGGCCTGAAACTGATGAAGATTGCCCAGTGCTGCAGTATATGGTTGAGTATAAAGAAGCAGGACTGGAGGGCTGGTCGTCAGTATTTACACAAAGACCTCAGTGTGAATGTACTTTAACTGTTCCTCACAGCACCTGCTATAGAGTCAGAGTCTTTGCTGTCTATGAAGACATCACCAGCAAACCTAGTGATGAAACACCAGTACCAGTTGATG TCTGGTCCATAACGCTCTCAGAGAGAAAGAGCTCCATCCTCCAAGAAGTGCTGAAACTCCAAACAGAGAAGAAACCAGTAGAGCTGAGAGACTGGACAGATGAAGAGAGTGAAGTGAGGGGATTCCTCCAGTGTCTGCCCTACATCTCACAGCTCAG ATTTATTGaaccacagaataaaacagcTGAATCATGGGTGAAAAGAAAGAGATTATTTATACTGAATTTGTGTCTGCAAGCTGCTGTCCACCAGAAAGAGACAATAGAAGAAACTTTGAAGAAACTGCTGTCATCAGTGAATTATGAGAGATGTGATTTCCTGCTGGATCTGTGTTCACATGTGAAGGACTATGAGACTCAAACAGGCAGGAGTGTCCTTCCAGCATTACAGCCAATTTATCAGTCAGCTCCTGCAGTCTGGACCATAAACCTCTCAGAGAGAAAGAGCTCCATCCTCCAAGAAGTGCTGAAACTCCAAACTGAGAAGAAACCAGTAGAGCTGATAGACTGTACAGATGAAGAGAGTGAAGTGAGGGGATTCCTCCAGTGTCTGCCCTACATCTCACAGCTCAG attttgtgaCATTATCAACATGAACAGAGAAGCTGCTGTAAAGTTTCTGCTGAATCTGTTTGTTTCAGCATTAGATTTCGATGCAAATACAGAAGAAAATTACACTCAACTATTAACATCTGTGTGCAGCTACACATCTTTCCCCtatgatgtttattattattattctcataTTGAATATCAGTGTGATTTCCTGCTGGATCTGTACTCACATGTGAAGGACTATGAGACTCAAACAGGCAGGAGTGTCCTTCCAGCATTACAGCCAATTTATCAGTCAGCTCCTGCAGTCTGGACCATAAAGCTCTCAGTGAGAAAGAGCTCCATCCTCCAAGAAGTGCTGAAACTCCAAACTGAGAAGAAACCAGTAGAGCTGATAGACTGTACAGATGAAGAGAGTGAAGTGAGGGGATTCCTCCAGTGTCTGCCCTACATCTCACAGCTCAG GAATGCTGAGCGGTTCATCCCTTCACTATGTAAAGTGTTTGGACCCAGAGTGAAGGCAGATCAGGTGACTCCTCTGCTCCAGGCTTTAGACTTCACTGTCACTCTGAATGAAAAATTACCCAGCAGCACCTGCAGATCTGTGGGGAGAGTTCTGGGCCATTCACCCTCAAAACTAAACCTGACTCTGAACACAAGCGTCATCTCTGTCAGAGGACTCAAACTGCTCTTCAAACACATCAAACACCTGCAGAAACTGAG TGTGGAAGACAAACTGTTAGTAAAGATGTTCAGAGCACTGAGGTCATTGAATGATCCTTTTCCACTGAGCACAGATGAGTTTTCACTGCTCACAAAAGGCTCGAAGCAAAATCTCTCTCATATCCTGAGCAGCTTGACGTCTCTCCTGAAACTGTTGTCTGTTCAGTGTTTGGATCTTACTGAGTGTAAATCAGAGGCTCTGTCTCTAACGGCCCTGTTCGGTCTCCAGGAACCCCGGACTATCAG gttCTCTAAAGAGACTCTTCAGCAGTTGGTTTCGCTGGTGTATGAAGTACAGGATGATGAACTGACATGCTTTTTTCTAAAGAAGATGTCTAAGGATCTGACTTGCTGCTCACTAACCTGGGAAGTGATTCATTACCTGCTGCAACATCAAGCTCTAAATCTGAAGTTGGACTTTAGAAAGAGCAAAATCACTTGTGAAAACATCAGAGAACTTCTGCTGGTGTTAGACAGAATCCAGCTGAAAAG GTTGAGCCCCAGCTTTACTCTGTCCATCATTATGGAGATTTATGAGACTCGTTTTCCTCAGTATGTGTCCAGTCTGATGAGTTCAGCAAAAAATTACATCAACCTGAACGGCAGAGTGTTGGACTGTGTTCACTGCGCTGCCCTGCGCTTCACCCTAGAGCACTGTAACACTGTCAAACTCAATCTGCTCTGGACCTCCATACCAGAGAAGGAGCTGGAAAGCTTTCTGCCATTGCTCAGCAGAGTCACACAACTCAGGTTTACTGATTTAACTGTTTATGTGTTAATGGACTTAAACTAG
- the LOC127518068 gene encoding uncharacterized protein LOC127518068 isoform X2 has product MKPPSTVIPLSNKQSVDGWISFFQNGTSSDMEEKTRQDEAPSPTLSLLSVKSDQSMGRPIAFNSAAKSYMGEKARPDEAPSPALSHLSMKSDQSMGRPIAFSNELPSYIGLRPDEAPSPALSHLSMKSDQSMGRPIAFSNELPSYIGPRPAEAPSPATSYFSLKSNQLMDQPIAFKDRTQPYSLKRLRPDEAPTPSLSLLSVKSDQSMDRPIGFNSGAQSYMGENTLSEDHYKCPVCTEVLKDPVSMPCGHSYCKHCIEIYWSKPTQAGGYACPQCRKRFRDRPVLSVNVALSKLIEELQKAGFSPALPAHCFPGPEDVPCDICTEMKLKAVKSCLTCTVSYCEIHVRQHYTVPALQRHNLVEAINLSHKDQRESQDEKLTARVTKLEAILKEQTKRLCRRFEVHFSDFPLDVIEMPALGRPLSLGMLYDIHSNSFCQDTFMWDEDTLARMKVSLPRPHTYVKVLENDSLQERFLEMSPVLQVGTQTGQIKINGAAAFLNHPEQSHNQKRATLHYRTTTRLDMISHRLLQEAAPSALVGQTTATHVVSAVYFGGQAFLVFDTESSNHDKNAEIVDVLKNMASTFCSNHISNLSVSETAKSSLLACSLYIDVGNWKSPVSFDKAVEIYGSLSTLFGSKDERAVSLKVWLYPLKKLEKSSVCAALSGVSENLIYRAENILEHLRKQIRICQDMITNYINVKVISEWFLTLEDKLIEFSELLQEYQTTFQKGIADIVCIKEGKRERSLQDLLERHGQSPFSAECTNQWLENKETELKILNDCRVADITVVKSQAELQQVISHSKITRVMCLTLFSTDVEDSFLTALRQHIESDHIMQNDSLLFRPVSITDKVLIKVQLFIAANEDAEQTKFIAALIPDDGFPEYSVQFYHNGSIVSRNVKLGTNPDLIQISHIKHTSVSLKLNQPQTKNIKRYTVEYRALGHDGSNNNTWNPIVFDSTNIREPCMISDLKSGHQYQLRYIFFEQDCMNFSRIMNFQTVVAAAPGQPLVNKLDRDTFRVTWLRPETDEDCPVLQYMVEYKEAGLEGWSSVFTQRPQCECTLTVPHSTCYRVRVFAVYEDITSKPSDETPVPVDVWSITLSERKSSILQEVLKLQTEKKPVELRDWTDEESEVRGFLQCLPYISQLRFIEPQNKTAESWVKRKRLFILNLCLQAAVHQKETIEETLKKLLSSVNYERCDFLLDLCSHVKDYETQTGRSVLPALQPIYQSAPAVWTINLSERKSSILQEVLKLQTEKKPVELIDCTDEESEVRGFLQCLPYISQLRFCDIINMNREAAVKFLLNLFVSALDFDANTEENYTQLLTSVCSYTSFPYDVYYYYSHIEYQCDFLLDLYSHVKDYETQTGRSVLPALQPIYQSAPAVWTIKLSVRKSSILQEVLKLQTEKKPVELIDCTDEESEVRGFLQCLPYISQLRFNDIINMNREAAVKFLLNLFVSASEFNANTEENYTQLLTSVCSYTSFPYDENYYDYTMNQIDQCDFLLDLYLHVKDYETQTGRSVLPALQPIYQSAPAVWTIKLSERKSSILQEVLKLQTEKKPVELRDWFV; this is encoded by the exons ATGAAGCCCCCCAGCACCGTAATACCTCTATCTAACAAGCAATCAGTCGATGGATGGATCAGTTTTTTTCAAAATGGAACCTCTAGTGATATGGAAGAGAA GACGAGACAAGATGAGGCACCATCTCCAACGCTCTCTCTCCTGTCTGTAAAGAGTGATCAGTCAATGGGTAGACCCATTGCATTCAACAGTGCAGCAAAAAGTTACATGGGAGAGAA GGCAAGACCAGATGAAGCACCATCTCCAGCACTCTCACACCTGTCTATGAAAAGTGATCAGTCAATGGGTCGGCCAATTGCGTTCAGCAATGAACTTCCTAGTTACATTGG TCTGAGACCAGATGAAGCACCATCTCCAGCACTCTCACACCTGTCCATGAAAAGTGATCAGTCAATGGGTCGGCCAATTGCATTCAGCAATGAACTCCCTAGTTACATTGG TCCAAGACCAGCTGAGGCACCATCTCCTGCAACTTCATACTTCTCTTTAAAAAGCAACCAATTAATGGATCAACCGATTGCATTCAAAGACAGAACTCAGCCTTACAGTCTTAAACG TCTGAGACCAGATGAAGCACCAACTCCATCCCTCTCACTCCTGTCTGTAAAGAGTGATCAGTCAATGGATAGACCAATTGGATTTAACAGTGGAGCGCAAAGTTACATGGGAGAGAA CACACTTTCAGAGGATCACTACAAGTGCCCAGTGTGCACAGAGGTCTTGAAGGATCCAGTTTCCATGCCttgtggacacagttactgCAAACACTGCATTGAGATCTACTGGAGCAAACCTACTCAAGCTGGAGGTTACGCTTGTCCTCAGTGCAGAAAGAGGTTCAGAGATCGTCCTGTGTTGAGTGTAAATGTTGCTTTGTCTAAACTGATTGAGGAACTCCAAAAGGCAGGATTTAGTCCTGCTCTTCCTGCTCACTGTTTCCCTGGACCTGAAGATGTGCCCTGTGATATCTGCACAGAGATGAAGCTCAAAGCTGTTAAATCCTGTTTGACCTGCACTGTGTCTTACTGTGAGATCCATGTCAGACAACACTACACAGTACCAGCACTGCAGAGACACAACCTGGTGGAG GCTATTAATTTATCACATAAAGATCAGAGGGAATCACAAGATGAAAAATTAACTGCAAGAGTGACCAAACTGGAAGCG atctTGAAAGAACAGACAAAACGTTTGTGTAGAAGATTTGAAGTTCATTTCAGTG attttcccTTAGATGTGATTGAGATGCCTGCTCTAGGTCGCCCTTTAAGCCTTGGAATGTTGTACGACATTCACAGCAATTCTTTCTGCCAAG ATACCTTTATGTGGGATGAAGATACGTTAGCTCGTATGAAAGTATCTTTGCCACGGCCACACACATATGTGAAGGTGTTGGAAAATGACTCTCTTCAGGAAAGATTCCTTGAAATGTCCCCAGTGTTACAAGTTGGCACCCAGACTggacaaattaaaattaatgggGCTGCAGCATTTctaaaccacccagaacaatcTCATAATCAGAAAAGAGCTACACTACACTACAGAACCACCACCAGACTGGACATGATCAGCCACAGACTGTTACAGGAAGCAGCGCCCTCTGCATTAGTTGGTCAAACCACAGCAACACATGTGGTCAGCGCTGTGTACTTTGGAGGACAAGCGTTTTTGGTTTTTGATACTGAgagctcgaatcatgacaaaaatgcagaaattgttgatgttttaaaaaatatggccTCTACCTTTTGCTCAAATCATATTTCAAACTTGAGTGTCAGTGAAACAGCTAAAAGCTCATTACTTGCTTGTAGTCTCTACATTGATGTGGGTAATTGGAAGAGTCCAGTGTCTTTTGATAAGGCTGTGGAGATCTATGGTTCTCTGTCGACACTGTTTGGATCTAAAGATGAGAGAGCAGTTTctctgaaggtctggctgtaTCCTCTGAAGAAACTGGAGAAGAGCTCTGTGTGTGCTGCTCTGAGTGGTGTCAGTGAAAACTTGATATATAGAGCTGAAAACATTCTAGAACATCTGAGGAAACAGATCAGGATCTGTCAGGACATGATAACAAACTACATCAATGTAAAGGTGATTTCTGAGTGGTTTCTGACTCTGGAAGATAAACTAATAGAGTTTTCAGAGCTTCTGCAGGAATACCAGACAACATTTCAGAAAGGAATCGCAGACATTGTTTGCATTAAAGAAGGGAAAAGAGAAAGGAGTTTACAGGATCTTCTAGAGAGGCACGGGCAATCACCATTCAGTGCAGAGTGCACAAACCAGTGGCTGGAGAATAAAGAAACTGAACTGAAGATTCTGAATGACTGCAGAGTTGCAGACATCACTGTTGTGAAATCACAAGCAGAGTTACAGCAGGTCATAAGTCACTCAAAGATTACCAGAGTGATGTGTCTCACTCTTTTCTCAACAGATGTAGAAGATTCCTTCCTCACTGCTCTGAGGCAGCACATTGAATCTGATCACATtatgcaaaatgattcactctTGTTTAGGCCTGTTAGCATCACTGATAAAGTGCTTATTAAAGTACAACTGTTTATTGCTGCAAATGAAGATGCAGAGCAAACCAAGTTCATTGCTGCGTTGATACCTGATGATGGGTTTCCTGAATACTCTGTGCAGTTCTATCATAATGGAAGTATTGtgagcagaaatgtgaagcttggAACAAACCCAGATTTGATCCAAATAtctcacataaaacacaccagtgtGTCCCTGAAACTGAATCAACCACAAACCAAAAACATAAAGAGATATACAGTGGAGTACAGGGCTTTGGGTCATGATGGAAGCAACAACAACACTTGGAATCCAATCGTTTTTGATTCCACAAATATCAGAGAACCCTGTATGATATCAGATCTAAAATCCGGCCATCAATATCAGCTGAGGTATATATTTTTTGAGCAGGACTGTATGAACTTTAGTAGGATTATGAACTTTCAGACAGTGGTTGCAGCAGCACCTGGGCAACCCTTAGTGAATAAGCTGGACAGAGATACTTTCAGAGTCACATGGTTGAGGCCTGAAACTGATGAAGATTGCCCAGTGCTGCAGTATATGGTTGAGTATAAAGAAGCAGGACTGGAGGGCTGGTCGTCAGTATTTACACAAAGACCTCAGTGTGAATGTACTTTAACTGTTCCTCACAGCACCTGCTATAGAGTCAGAGTCTTTGCTGTCTATGAAGACATCACCAGCAAACCTAGTGATGAAACACCAGTACCAGTTGATG TCTGGTCCATAACGCTCTCAGAGAGAAAGAGCTCCATCCTCCAAGAAGTGCTGAAACTCCAAACAGAGAAGAAACCAGTAGAGCTGAGAGACTGGACAGATGAAGAGAGTGAAGTGAGGGGATTCCTCCAGTGTCTGCCCTACATCTCACAGCTCAG ATTTATTGaaccacagaataaaacagcTGAATCATGGGTGAAAAGAAAGAGATTATTTATACTGAATTTGTGTCTGCAAGCTGCTGTCCACCAGAAAGAGACAATAGAAGAAACTTTGAAGAAACTGCTGTCATCAGTGAATTATGAGAGATGTGATTTCCTGCTGGATCTGTGTTCACATGTGAAGGACTATGAGACTCAAACAGGCAGGAGTGTCCTTCCAGCATTACAGCCAATTTATCAGTCAGCTCCTGCAGTCTGGACCATAAACCTCTCAGAGAGAAAGAGCTCCATCCTCCAAGAAGTGCTGAAACTCCAAACTGAGAAGAAACCAGTAGAGCTGATAGACTGTACAGATGAAGAGAGTGAAGTGAGGGGATTCCTCCAGTGTCTGCCCTACATCTCACAGCTCAG attttgtgaCATTATCAACATGAACAGAGAAGCTGCTGTAAAGTTTCTGCTGAATCTGTTTGTTTCAGCATTAGATTTCGATGCAAATACAGAAGAAAATTACACTCAACTATTAACATCTGTGTGCAGCTACACATCTTTCCCCtatgatgtttattattattattctcataTTGAATATCAGTGTGATTTCCTGCTGGATCTGTACTCACATGTGAAGGACTATGAGACTCAAACAGGCAGGAGTGTCCTTCCAGCATTACAGCCAATTTATCAGTCAGCTCCTGCAGTCTGGACCATAAAGCTCTCAGTGAGAAAGAGCTCCATCCTCCAAGAAGTGCTGAAACTCCAAACTGAGAAGAAACCAGTAGAGCTGATAGACTGTACAGATGAAGAGAGTGAAGTGAGGGGATTCCTCCAGTGTCTGCCCTACATCTCACAGCTCAG ATTTAATGACATTATCAACATGAACAGAGAAGCTGCTGTAAAGTTTCTGCTGAATCTGTTTGTTTCAGCATCAGAGTTCAATGCAAATACAGAAGAAAATTACACTCAACTATTAACATCTGTGTGCAGCTACACATCTTTCCCCTATGATGAGAATTATTATGATTATACCATGAATCAAATTGATCAGTGTGATTTCCTGCTGGATCTGTACTTACATGTGAAGGACTATGAGACTCAAACAGGCAGGAGTGTCCTTCCAGCATTACAGCCAATTTATCAGTCAGCTCCTGCAGTCTGGACCATAAAGCTCTCAGAAAGAAAGAGCTCCATCCTCCAAGAAGTGCTGAAACTCCAAACTGAGAAGAAACCAGTAGAGCTGAGAGACTGGTTTGTATGA